One region of Cydia fagiglandana chromosome 15, ilCydFagi1.1, whole genome shotgun sequence genomic DNA includes:
- the LOC134671581 gene encoding CLK4-associating serine/arginine rich protein → MWHEARKQEKMIRGMIVDYRRRAERRKDFYEKIKAEPTQFLQLHGRPCKIHLDPAIAAAGEGPAIMMPWQGDTSNMIDRFDVRAHLDYIPEVKNPFIAPEDLSQEERQCNYESYRILAQNAFLGISEEKFLQQLAIEEQFGVTIEEKEMQKERLNEKKGTGAAIGYNYNDPGAQPSCSNPTGPDVKKTEQPEDSDDDSDLEIIDVDLSIDVNKMEASQAHELNSVGPLFGMAGCDLFSFLTGDADDAEHQKQLLREEKEKAMFSGRKSRKERRAHRDKKLQHRVVSPPAYAAPRANSETARSVSRSASRSPEPAPQIQFITSFGQDDDEVKPPPPIKPLYADKLKQNLKPEILYSDVARKPPARSPPQYNDYQGPRPFMGPHRPRSRSRSRSYSRSVSRSRSRSRSRSRSRSRSRSRSRYSSSRSRSYSPQRRSRSTSRPRQYRNRRSRSPPNYGKRNRSRSMSFESNEKGVAKAAVPRYYGRRKEDKSSSELSLDSDSSDTPDDGKRTSAVKSNTNQNQLRLTGSSSKGSSRQTNSLKEKLKKKMQAQLSRQLRADKRAEAERLERESRRQARRDEEMRELAIKLRRKQREMRHQQNRRSSDDDSDASHSGSSRDSPTQEKKKDEGSRSKSPSPTPKKIPVWETNRDAPRVPPDYRNRYDGGESSRDPPDAGRYETESFDRPPPPYPPPRYPGGDHRGRGYDNRQESTYNRQDHNAYEQQQSRWDQNSYPMGRRRPYAARGGPRGGGGGGGGAHEPPPPPPAWRARPPPPRAPPLPPLPPDHDRDASGSYGRTKVKLVDY, encoded by the exons AAAGCTGAGCCAACACAATTTTTACAACTACATGGCAGGCCATGTAAGATACACTTGGACCCAGCTATAGCTGCAGCAGGAGAGGGACCTGCTATAAT GATGCCTTGGCAAGGTGATACAAGCAACATGATTGACAGATTTGATGTTAGAGCACATTTAGATTATATTCCGGAAGTGAAAAATCCTTTTATTGCCCCTGAAGATTTGAGCCAAGAAGAGAGGCAATGTAACTACGAAAGTTACAGGATTCTGGCACAGAATGCGTTTCTTggaataa GTGAAGAAAAATTCCTACAACAATTAGCAATTGAGGAACAATTTGGCGTAACTATTGAAGAGAAGGAGATGCAGAAAGAGAGGTTAAATGAAAAGAAAGGGACGGGTGCCGCTATAGGATACAATTATAATGACCCCGGAGCACAACCGTCTTGCTCCAACCCTACTG GCCCTGACGTTAAAAAAACAGAACAGCCGGAGGATTCCGATGATGACTCTGATCTGGAAATCATTGATGTGGATCTGAGTATCGATGTCAACAAGATGGAGGCTTCTCAG GCTCATGAGTTGAACAGCGTGGGTCCGCTATTCGGCATGGCGGGCTGCGACCTGTTCTCGTTCCTCACGGGGGACGCTGATGACGCTGAGCATCAGAAGCAGCTGCTGCGGGAGGAAAAGGAGAAAGCCATGTTCTCCGGAAGGAAGAGTCGGAAGGAGAGAAGGGCTCATCG GGATAAGAAGCTGCAGCACCGCGTAGTGAGCCCGCCTGCGTACGCAGCCCCACGTGCTAACTCGGAGACTGCGAGGTCGGTGAGCCGCTCCGCCAGCCGCAGCCCCGAGCCCGCGCCGCAGATACAGTTCATCACCTCCTTCGGGCAGGACGACGACGAGGTCAAACCCC CACCTCCAATTAAACCTCTATATgctgataaattaaaacagaaCCTGAAACCGGAAATACTGTATTCTGATGTTGCTAGAAAACCACCAGCGAG GTCACCGCCACAATACAACGATTACCAAGGCCCGCGGCCGTTCATGGGCCCGCACCGGCCCCGCTCCCGCTCACGCTCGCGCTCGTACTCGCGCTCAGTGTCCCGCTCGAGGTCTCGGTCGAGGTCTCGCTCGAGGTCACGGTCGAGGTCGCGGTCCCGGTCCCGCTACTCGTCGTCCAGGTCGCGCTCCTACAGCCCCCAGCGGCGGTCGAGGTCTACCTCGAGGCCGCGCCAGTACAGGAACAGACGATCTAGAAGCCCGCCCAA TTACGGTAAACGTAATCGCTCGAGGTCCATGTCTTTTGAAAG CAACGAGAAGGGCGTTGCGAAGGCGGCGGTGCCGCGGTACTACGGGCGCCGCAAGGAGGACAAGTCCTCCAGCGAGCTCTCGCTAGACTCCGACTCCAGCGACACGCCCGACGACGGGAAACGCAC GTCGGCGGTTAAATCCAACACAAACCAGAATCAGTTACGATTAACTGGATCCAGCTCCAAA GGCTCATCGCGACAGACAAATTCGCTCAAGGAAAAGCTCAAAAAGAAAATGCAGGCTCAGTTATCAAGGCAAC TGCGGGCAGACAAGCGGGCTGAGGCGGAGCGGTTGGAGCGCGAGTCGCGGCGGCAGGCGCGGCGCGACGAGGAGATGCGAGAGCTCGCCATCAAGCTGCGACGCAA GCAACGTGAAATGCGGCATCAACAGAACAGAAGGTCTAGCGACGATGACTCGGATGCAAGTCATAGTGGTTCGTCGAG AGACTCGCCCACGCAGGAAAAGAAGAAAGACGAGGGGAGTCGCTCGAAGAGCCCCTCCCCGACGCCAAAGAAGATACCGGTGTGGGAGACCAACAGGGACGCCCCCCGAGTCCCCCCGGACTACAGAAACAGGTACGACGGCGGGGAGAGCTCGCGGGACCCCCCGGACGCCGGGAGATACGAGACCGAGAGCTTCGACCGGCCGCCGCCGCCCTACCCGCCGCCGAGGTACCCCGGCGGGGACCACCGGGGCCGCGGCTACGACAACCGACAGGAGTCGACATATAACCGACAGGATCACAACGCGTACGAGCAACAGCAGAGTAGATGGGATCAGAACAGCTACCCTATGGGGCGGAGACGGCCGtacgcggcgcgcggcgggccccgcgggggcgggggcgggggcggcggGGCGCACgagcccccgcccccgccccccgcctggcgcgcgcgcccgccgccgccccgCGCCCCGCCGCTACCCCCGCTTCCCCCCGACCACGACCGTGACGCTTCCGGCAGTTACGGCAGGACCAAAGTCAAGCTCGTCGACTATTAA